A stretch of the Rosa rugosa chromosome 5, drRosRugo1.1, whole genome shotgun sequence genome encodes the following:
- the LOC133710543 gene encoding uncharacterized protein LOC133710543, whose protein sequence is MGQSTNHQIMERLFMIIVICYLCGSIVELSSQAVESPQYSVVHSESDFEVRLYRESSWMSAQVRETTSFEKATKDGFHRLYQYIHGDNLNSSQITMTAPVLTSIVPSVHGPEYYVRLYLPAKYERTPPQPFTELNLQFDKRRSHCIAARKFPGFAKDDDINEEFETLVSSLNKHLNGKPGILKEKSSYTIAQYNASYHVSGRLNEVWMDLSGFTADC, encoded by the exons ATGGGACAGAGCACTAATCATCAAATAATGGAGAGGCTATTCATGATCATAGTAATATGCTACCTCTGTGGTAGTATAGTTGAACTCTCTAGTCAAGCTGTCGAGTCGCCTCAGTACAGTGTGGTGCATTCAGAATCAGACTTTGAGGTCAGACTCTACAGAGAATCCTCATGGATGTCAGCTCAAGTCCGAGAAACAACTTCATTCGAAAAAGCCACTAAAGATGGCTTTCACAG GTTGTATCAGTACATTCATGGTGATAACCTTAACTCGTCCCAGATTACCATGACAGCTCCGGTGTTAACAAGCATTGTCCCATCTGTGCATGGACCGGAATACTACGTAAGGTTGTATCTGCCTGCCAAATATGAAAGAACACCACCACAGCCTTTCACTGAACTGAATTTGCAGTTTGATAAGCGGAGAAGTCACTGCATAGCAGCCAGAAAGTTTCCAGGGTTTGCCAAGGATGATGACATTAATGAGGAATTTGAAACTCTTGTGAGTAGCCTAAATAAGCACTTGAATGGAAAACCAGGAATCCTGAAGGAAAAGAGTTCTTATACAATAGCCCAGTACAATGCTTCATATCATGTTTCTGGGCGCTTAAATGAAGTGTGGATGGATCTCTCAGGATTTACTGCCGACTGCTGA